The nucleotide window TACCCAGCACCCACTtctcccctgcagccctgggccgtTGCTTTCCGTGGTCCAATGTGACCTCCCCAGAACTCCCAGGAATCAGCAACACGTCCATCTCTCAGGGCATCAGGTAGGCATCCCCCAGCCCGCACATCTGcacccctgcccttcccccacagcGCCCCCTGATTGTCTCTCCCCAACAGCGGGGTTCTTGACGCTCTCAATGCCCGAGACATCAGCGTGAAGATCTTTGAAGACTTTGCGCAGTCCTGGTATTGGATTCTTGTGTGAGTCGCCAGAGCCCCACCCCAttttcccttctccccctccctggtCCCCTCTCCCAGCCTGATTTCTGAAACAGAGGCTCTGGCCAGAGCAGGAGGGGCCTTAGCTCAGAACGGACCCCTAGCCCGGCAGGACTTACAGGGGAGGGGCACTGGGGGTCCTCTGACAAGGCTGACCCTAAGCTCCCcacgccgcctgcagtgccctggGCGTGGCTCTGCTCCTCAGCCTGCTGTTTATCCTGCTTCTGCGCCTGGTGGCCGGGCCCCTGGTGCTCCTGCTGATCCTAGGGGTGCTGGCCGTGCTGGCCTACGGCATCTACCACTGCTGGAAGGAGTACCGGGTGCTGCGGGACCAGGGCGCCTCCATCTCCCAGCTGGGCTTCACCACCAACCTCAGCGCCTACCAGAGCGTGCAGGAGACCTGGCTGGCCGCCCGTGAGTGCCCCGCACGCCCCAAGCCACCAGCCGTCCAGGGACATCCTGGGCtgtgcctggcccggccccaacACAGGTCCCCCTACCCCTGCGCCCCGCAGTGATCCTGCTGGCCGTGCTCGAAGGCATCCTGCTGCTGATGCTGATCTTCCTGCGACAGCGGATTCGCATCGCCATCGCCCTGCTGAAGGAGGCCAGCAAGTGAGGAATGACGGGGCTGCGGCAGGGCTGCGGGCCCAGCTAGGGGGTGGCGGGGAGCCCTAGAGGAGGAGGGCAGAGTAGTGCGATGGCTAACACAGCTGTGTGACTTGGACGCTCAGAGCCTCAGTTttgccatctgtaaaatgggtataggTTATCACCGAGATTAAATGAGTAAGCCCTGTCCAGTGCCTAGAACGTGGAGTAGGCCTTCTAGAAGGGTTGGTAGGAGCGTggtggttgtgggtaggaggccAGAATCCTGgcagggagaagcagcagcttgCCCCCCAACCAGGAGCTGCCAAATCTACAAGAGACTCTTCCCTCACCCCCTGGAAGCCGCCGCGGTGGCCTCTCTGCCATGCTCGCTTCTTCTGCGGGACCTGAATCTGGTTGATGCAGTGGGCACCTGCCCTAGGAGCTGGGGACACGGGCAGGAACGACTCTGAGGCTGCCCGGTGGCTCCCAGCCTGCAGGGTCAGAGGTCAGCCCAATGAGAAGACCCGCGGGGCCGTGTTGGCTGCAGCTCTTCCCTCCCCCACAGGGCGGTGGGACAGATGCTGTCGACCATGTTCTTCCCGTTGCTCACCTTCGTCCTTCTGCTCATCTGCATTGCCTACTGGGCTATGACTGCGTTGTATCCTTTGCCCTCCTGGATTtgcggggccgggcggggtgTGTAGGAGCGCTTTCCTGGCAGTGCCTCAGTGCTGTTGGGAAGACACAGCCCCTGCAGGCCAGAGTTGAAAGCACGGGCACCGCGTGACCTCCAGCCCGCTTTGTGCACCCAGGAACAGGTCTCTAGGGCGCGGCCTGCGGGCGTTCCAGCTCATGCTTTCCTTGACGCCCCAACTGGATACCTGGCCACATCAGGGCAACCCCAGTACGTCTACTGGGCCCCCAACGCCAGCTTGCCCGGCTGTGAGGAAGTGCCGATGAATACGTCGTGTGACCCGATGGTGAGGGGACATGGAGTAGATGTGGAGGGCACGTGAGGGGCCACTGATCAAATCCTTCCTTGCACAGAGGGGGCTGATGCCCAAAGAGGGTGAGGAGCTCGCgcaaggccacacagcagggcaggaagcagccaggccACTGGCCCCTGATCTCACATTCTTCTTGTGGAGCCTGGGACAAGAGCCTTGGCCTGATGGGGAGGTAGCAACTGGGGCTGGATACTGGGTCGGTCCTCTGCCTGGAGGCCCATGAACCACCCCCGCGCCCCAGCCACTCCCCTGTAAGATGGACATGATCTTAATACCtgtccatgtgggtggctgagACGGTTCAATGACATTGGACGTGCACGGTGCTTAATACAATGCCTGGCACCTATTAAGAGCTCACCACTGGTCGGGTCGTTTTGTTTTGCCCTCCTTCTTGAGAATGCGGCCCTATGCATACACAGGTGCAGGTGGGAGTCCTTAGGGCACGGGGGATGGGAGACAGGGGGAAGCTGCTCCCCAAAGTCCCCTGCGAGGGTCCCGGGGCGGAGGCTCACTAGCCTGCTGGGAAGGGGTTGTCCTCAGTGCTTTGCGCCAGGTCATccactgggctgagctgggcccctgggctgtggctgcGGGCATTAGCCCCACTCTGTGAAAGGGAGGCTCTGACATGTCAGAGGGCCACTGcatgccaggccctgggggagaCAGCCCAGAAGGACCTGCTGCTCATTTTCAACCTGTCCTCCAGCCAGCAGTGAAGATGGACGCAGCCTACAGTTCTGCACAAAGTGAACAGTGGTTCATTTCTTTTAAGCTTGTTTACTTTCATCtgcttgcaaggcagagagagagagagagagagggagaggggagaattttccatctgctgattccctccccagatgcccacaacagccagggctgggccagatgcgCATTAGCCagaggctagatcagaagtgaagtgtaatgagacttgaacccacacccgaATCTGCACTCTGACctggatgcagttgtcccaagcagcagctccagctgctgtgctacaacacccgCCTCAATTTTCCTATCACAGGATTTCACACTCTGTTCCAGAAACTACCTAGACTGTGTGTGTCATATTTGCTGAACAGGGTTGTTTTTtgtgcatttttcctttttttttttttttttttttttaagatctacttatttatttgaaaggcagagagagagagaggtcttccatctgctggctcactccccagatggccgcaacagctggagctgggcccatctgacccaggagtcaggagcttcctggtctcccacatgggtgcaggggcccaaggacttgggccatcttctactgctttcccaggctatagcagagagctggattggaagtggagaatctgagactcgaagcagtgcccatatgggatgccaccaccacAGGCGGATACctaaccacagcgctggcccctcatttttacattttactatGGAAAATTTCAGTCACATGCAAAGGTAAAGATAGTAATACAGGGACaggcaggctttgtggtgcagtgggtcaggcCACCACTGGGGATGCGTGCATCCATgtcggagtgccagtttgagtccctgatgctgccaatccagctccctgataggcCTGGAATCCCGGCCACGGATGACAGCTCAGGGAGCTCAGTTGCTCCCACTACCTGGAAGACtcggatagagttcctggatcctggcttttggcttcttcctggcccagccttccaCTATTGCCGCAATTTGGTgggctgagccagcagatggaagattcattttccttccttccttccttccttccttccttccttccttccttccttccttccttccttcctccctccctccctccctccctccctccttccctccctccctctctctccctctctccctctctctcactctctcactttctcaccctcaccctcactctGGTTTGACTAGCCATGCCTggctctgtctcactctctctgggTTCGATtggttctgcctctctgtcactttgcctttcaaataaatgcataatttttaaagaaaaatagtgcAATGAATCCCTGTACCCAGACTTACAGCTCTCAACTTTGCTATTCTTATTCCATCTACCCCCTCTGCACCTGTAATTTttttctggagttttttttttaagacaaattcTAGACATCATACCATTTCACCTGTAAGTATTCCAGGATGGATCACAATAGATGAGGACTTTTAAAGAGTGTAACCACTGTTCCCTCCATTATCACACCTTACACATCAGCAATAACCCCTTAACCTCACCATGTACCCGTCTGTTAGCTGACTGGGAAGTGTTTTGGGTGTCATTGCAGAGGCGCTGTGGGAGGGGCTGCTAGTGGGTATGGCAGGCGGCCTGCACACACACCATGGTGGCTTGGCCCAGATGGCCTGGGAGCTCTTGTGCCAGTCTGAAGACAAGGAAGCTCATCTGGCTCACATGATAGGCAGGCGGAGCCCAGCGTGAGCCTGGAGACGGAACTCCAGGCGGCCACTTCCCTCCCTCGCCCCTGGGAGGGACAGGCGCCAGCTGGCCTTGGCCAGAGGTGGGGGCCCTGCACTGAGGTCTCTGAAGCCTGGGCCTGAACCTGCTCTGCTGCCCCGCCCACTCCCAGGCCCCGTCCAGGAACTACTCGTGCCCAGGGCTCATGTGCGTCTTCCAGAGCTACTCGTCCACAGGCCTGGTGCAACGTTCTATCTTCAACCTGCAAATCTACGGGGTCCTGGGGCTCTTCTGGACCGTTAACTGGGTACTGGCCCTGGGCCAGTGTGTGCTGGCCGGGGCCTTTGCCTCCTTCTACTGGGCCTTCCATAAGCCCCGAGACATCCCCACCTtccccctggcctctgccttcaTCCGCACACTGCGGTAAGCCTGGGACAGGGGCTGCGGGATTGAAGTCCCCGGGGTGCCAGGGCCGCCTGCCTGACCGTCCAGCTCCCTCTGCAGGTACCACACTGGGTCTCTGGCGTTTGGGGCCCTCATCCTGACCCTGGTGCAGCTGGCCCGGATCGTCTTGGAGTACATCGACCACAAGCTGAGAGGTGAGCTCCAAGTCCGGTGCTGGGCAGCCGGGTCCTTGGCCAGGGCTCTCAGCGAGCAGAGAGCAAGCAGGAgctgcctctgcccccaggagcccagaaccctgtGGCCCGCTGCATCATGTGCTGCTTCAAGTGCTGCCTCTGGTGTCTGGAGAAGTTCATCAAGTTCCTGAACCGCAACGCCTACATCATGGTGAGCCGACAGTGCAAGCGCCCCTCCTCCCCGCTCCAGtgcccccggcccggcccaggcAAGCTCAGCACAGGCGatgcccaccctcctgccctccctccctcagatCGCTATCTACGGCAAGAATTTCTGCGTCTCGGCCAAGAACGCCTTCATGCTGCTCATGCGAAACATTATCAGGTCAGGCTGTCCCCCCCACCCACGGAGTGGAGGGGTCCCCTTAGATCACCCACCCACAGCTGTGCGTGCTGTGCTGGGAAGGGCCCTGCGTGCCATTGGAGGCCCGGCTAGCACCACTGGAAATGCGAACAGTTTTCAGTTTGCACCTGTCGAGCGACGTATGTAGcccagcacccacccccaccacggcctctcaccccccccccccactcgcCCTAACTTCCGGTACAGGGTGGTGGTCCTGGATAAAGTCACAGACCTGCTGCTGTTCTTTGGGAAGCTGCTGGTGGTCGGAGGTGTTGGTACGCGCCAAGGCCAAGCCTGGTGGGGACAGAGGGTCGGGGTGCCTGGCGGCCTCAGAGGAAAGCCCTAACCTCTAGTCCTCTCCCACAGGGGTCttggccttcttttttttctcgGGCCGAATCCAGGGACTGGGTAAAGACTTTGAGAACCCCCACCTCAACTATTACTGGCTGCCCATCATGGTGAGTGACCCCGCCCCCTCTGCCGCACACCCCGACTTTCCAAAGGAACCTAGCAGCCCCATTGGGCTTTCTGTCTTCCAGACCTCCATCGTGGGGGCCTACGTCATCGCCAGTGGCTTCTTCAGTGTTTTTGGCATGTGCGTGGAcaccctcttcctctgcttctgtgagtGACAACcccggccacacacacacacacacacacacacaccgtggacaccctcttcctctgcttccatgAGTGACAACcctgcctgtgcacacacacacacacacacacacacaacaaacacCCCTGTCCAGTCCAGCCTCAAGGTTCCAGGCTGTTCAGGTGTTTCCTAGAGACTTGGTGTTTCCAGAAACAGCGTTTTGTGAaccaggggaggcagagggagtccCTTCTGACATCCTGTGCCCAGGGGtttgggaagaaaggaaagagcgaACCTCCCCACTTAAGGGGCCGCAAGGGGGACTTCCCAGCAGGTGGCTGTAATGAGGGCGCCTCCTTACCCCGCGGGGTGCATCACCGTGCCGCGCGTTTGCAGTTTATCCTCAGCATCACTCTAGGGTGATCCCACTTACAGTCCACAAAACCCGGAGAAAAAAACCCGGGAGCCACACAGGCCCACCCAGCGGGAGCGGGGACGGACTTCCCACCCCTTCTAACCCGTCTTCGTTGCGGCTCAGTGGAAGACCTGGAGCGGAACGACGGCTCCCGGGACCGGCCCTATTACATGTCCAAATCCCTTCTGAAGATTCTGGGCAAGAAAAACGAGGCGCCTCCGGGGgacaaaaagaggaagaagtgagggccctggccctgacccaggACTGCACCCGCCCGTACCCTCGCCCAGCCACACTTCGCCTCACAGATCTCTATTTTGTAgtataaagattttattaaagattgagatttttgtttctcagtctGTGACTTCTACTCCAAGACGTCCGGCCTTTTTCCCCCTCCGTCTCGCGCCGGCTCTTTAAAAGTCGGCCCCGCCCCTCGTGACGTGGCCCGGGTGCCATAGCCAATCATAAGGCTTGGACGGAGGAATGCCGCCCAACTTCGCGCGGGTCAATTTGCTCTCCGCCGAGTCACGCGCTCCGGCGCCTTTGGGAGAACCATTCAGGAGGTCGCGCTCTCGGGCGCTACCGAATCGCATGGGCGGGCCAGGATGCTTTCGGGCCAATTAGAGGCGCGGCGGTGCGGCTGCGCGCCCCGCGGCCTGGCTGCTCGGCGCGGGGCGGGCTTGAGGGTGACAACTCGGCGTTTAAAGGGCCCGGGTCAGCTGATCGGCTCCAGCCCATGTCTAGTTTCGCGGAGAGGGTCGCGGCCGCCTGAGGAAGCGATGACCGGCGAGCGGCTGGGCTCAGCGCTCCTGGCCGGACCCTGGGCACCGCGGACGCTGGGTTTGCGGAGAGGCGGTAGGGCGCAGGTGTTTGCGGCTCTCTTCCAGCTGCTGTTGACTCTGGCCGGGCTCGAAGCTGGGGCTAAGAATGACTTCAGCCTGGTGAGTCACCCCTCGTCAATCTCCATCCCTACTGCCGCGGGTGGTCGCTGCCCGGTCCCGCGATGGGACGCCCCTCGCTTCTAGAGGCCGCTCCGCACCCGCTCTCggcccctcttcctccccaggTCCGCGTTCCTTCTCTCCCCGTGGCGCCTCTTCCGCTCCCAGCCACCAGCCTCGCTCCAAACTCTCTTTTCAGGTTCCCCTTTCCTGCACTAGGATCCCTAGTGCTTCTGGGAATCCCAGTTACCCTCACTCCCCTGAGAACCCGAGTCCGAGTCGGTCCCAGAACCCTGACTCAGGCTGGTCCGTGTTGACCCTTGCTCCTCCCCGTGGCAGGTGCAGCCGCTGGTGACCATGGAGCAGCTGCTGTGGGTGAGCGGGAAACAGATCGGCGAAGTGGACACTTTCCGCATCCCGCTCATCACGGCCACCCCTCAAGGCACTCTCCTAGCCTTCGCTGAGGCCAGAAAAATGTCGGCATCCGACGCGGGGGCCAAGTTCATCGCGCTGCGGAGGTCCACCGACCAGGGTATGAGGATGCTTGGATCCAAAGAGCAAGTGCTGGGTTGGATGCATGGGGAGCGCGCACTGCTCAGGGGCTCCCAGGGGTAGGAAGAACCTGAGGAGGGAAGGCGTCCAGGGCCGTGATCTGGACATTGGGATTGGCAATAAGTGAAtgttcattcaaaaaatatttatttagtaaaatggcacagtcttaccTGTGGCGGGATCTACGCCCTGGACACCGTCCTAGGCTCTAGCCCTCTGCGACCACTGCTGGAaaccaggtgaccccatggcccaaccacaggtgccagttccacccccaccctaatgggattcactgcacctgcttccctgcctgtcccccctccccccgcaaaggtttaacaggagcTGTTCCCAAACACGtgctctcttgatctctctttcttactctctcaccctctttccCTGGCCCATTGGGCTTCTtacacccaacaataaacctttcctctaaaaaaaaatgattgggcACCTACTACATACCAAGTCCTGTTTtggggtgtttttgtttttcatttaatggcagagtgacagagagaggggtagcggagagaaagaaatcttccaactgcttatTCACtgcccaatggccaccacagctggggctgggcaggccagaatcaggaacctggaactccatct belongs to Oryctolagus cuniculus chromosome 5, mOryCun1.1, whole genome shotgun sequence and includes:
- the SLC44A4 gene encoding choline transporter-like protein 4 isoform X2, producing the protein MDGGKPAKYDPSFRGPIKNRGCTDVICCVLFLLFILGYIVVGIVAWVYGDPRQVLYPRNSTGAYCGIGQNKEKPYLLYFNIFNCILGTNIITAATNGLQCPTPQVCVASCPGALWVPQESQYSQTVGEVFYSENRNFCRPGVPGDLPVLQSLEQELCPRFLLPSSPALGRCFPWSNVTSPELPGISNTSISQGISGVLDALNARDISVKIFEDFAQSWYWILVALGVALLLSLLFILLLRLVAGPLVLLLILGVLAVLAYGIYHCWKEYRVLRDQGASISQLGFTTNLSAYQSVQETWLAALILLAVLEGILLLMLIFLRQRIRIAIALLKEASKAVGQMLSTMFFPLLTFVLLLICIAYWAMTALYLATSGQPQYVYWAPNASLPGCEEVPMNTSCDPMAPSRNYSCPGLMCVFQSYSSTGLVQRSIFNLQIYGVLGLFWTVNWVLALGQCVLAGAFASFYWAFHKPRDIPTFPLASAFIRTLRYHTGSLAFGALILTLVQLARIVLEYIDHKLRGAQNPVARCIMCCFKCCLWCLEKFIKFLNRNAYIMIAIYGKNFCVSAKNAFMLLMRNIIRVVVLDKVTDLLLFFGKLLVVGGVGVLAFFFFSGRIQGLGKDFENPHLNYYWLPIMTSIVGAYVIASGFFSVFGMCVDTLFLCFLEDLERNDGSRDRPYYMSKSLLKILGKKNEAPPGDKKRKK
- the SLC44A4 gene encoding choline transporter-like protein 4 isoform X1, which translates into the protein MGRKPDKDGAYGKPAKYDPSFRGPIKNRGCTDVICCVLFLLFILGYIVVGIVAWVYGDPRQVLYPRNSTGAYCGIGQNKEKPYLLYFNIFNCILGTNIITAATNGLQCPTPQVCVASCPGALWVPQESQYSQTVGEVFYSENRNFCRPGVPGDLPVLQSLEQELCPRFLLPSSPALGRCFPWSNVTSPELPGISNTSISQGISGVLDALNARDISVKIFEDFAQSWYWILVALGVALLLSLLFILLLRLVAGPLVLLLILGVLAVLAYGIYHCWKEYRVLRDQGASISQLGFTTNLSAYQSVQETWLAALILLAVLEGILLLMLIFLRQRIRIAIALLKEASKAVGQMLSTMFFPLLTFVLLLICIAYWAMTALYLATSGQPQYVYWAPNASLPGCEEVPMNTSCDPMAPSRNYSCPGLMCVFQSYSSTGLVQRSIFNLQIYGVLGLFWTVNWVLALGQCVLAGAFASFYWAFHKPRDIPTFPLASAFIRTLRYHTGSLAFGALILTLVQLARIVLEYIDHKLRGAQNPVARCIMCCFKCCLWCLEKFIKFLNRNAYIMIAIYGKNFCVSAKNAFMLLMRNIIRVVVLDKVTDLLLFFGKLLVVGGVGVLAFFFFSGRIQGLGKDFENPHLNYYWLPIMTSIVGAYVIASGFFSVFGMCVDTLFLCFLEDLERNDGSRDRPYYMSKSLLKILGKKNEAPPGDKKRKK